A window from Micromonospora profundi encodes these proteins:
- a CDS encoding CoA-binding protein produces the protein MRTAQQILADSAVIAVVGASRDPSKAAHRVPLQMQQYGWRIIPVNPTVDELFGERAYKTLADIPHPVDMVDVFRPAADAVQVVREAAAIGAPAVWLQLGIVSAEARQIAEEAGMDYVEDRCLAVERAAAALTRLP, from the coding sequence GTGCGTACAGCTCAGCAGATCCTCGCCGACTCCGCCGTGATCGCCGTCGTGGGCGCGTCCCGCGACCCATCGAAGGCCGCCCATCGCGTGCCGTTGCAGATGCAGCAGTACGGCTGGCGGATCATCCCGGTCAACCCGACAGTCGACGAACTCTTCGGGGAGCGGGCGTACAAGACGCTCGCCGACATCCCGCACCCCGTCGACATGGTGGACGTGTTCCGGCCGGCCGCCGACGCCGTGCAGGTGGTTCGGGAAGCGGCGGCGATCGGCGCCCCGGCGGTCTGGCTGCAACTGGGCATCGTCTCGGCGGAAGCGCGCCAGATAGCCGAAGAAGCCGGAATGGACTACGTAGAAGACCGCTGCCTAGCCGTCGAACGAGCCGCAGCAGCCCTAACCCGCCTGCCCTAA
- a CDS encoding acyl-CoA dehydrogenase family protein produces MARLAQTPGLTDVQQSILETVREFADKEIIPHAQRLEHADEYPTDILDGMREMGLFGLTIDEEYGGLGESLLTYALVVEQLSRGWMSISGIVNTHFIVAYLISQHGSAEQKARLLPKMATGEVRGAFSMSEPETGSDVSAIKSRAVRDGDSYVLNGQKMWLTNGAYSSVVATLVKTDTGAESVYGNMSTFLLEKEPGFGETAPGLTIPGKIDKMGYKGVETTEMVLDGVTVPDSAILGGTDKVGRGFYQMMDGIEVGRVNVAARACGISIRAFELAVGYAQQRKTFGQPLAKHQAIAFKLAEMGTKIEAAHALMVNAARLKDAGQRNDVEAGMAKLLASEYCAEVVQEAFRIHGGYGYSKEYEIERLMREAPFLLIGEGTSEIQKTIISRGLLKEYKL; encoded by the coding sequence ATGGCCCGACTCGCCCAGACGCCCGGCCTGACCGATGTGCAGCAATCGATCCTGGAGACCGTCCGCGAGTTCGCCGACAAGGAGATCATTCCGCACGCGCAGCGGCTTGAGCACGCCGACGAGTACCCCACCGACATCCTCGACGGGATGCGCGAGATGGGGCTGTTCGGCCTCACCATCGACGAGGAGTACGGCGGGCTCGGCGAGTCGCTGCTCACCTACGCGCTCGTGGTGGAGCAGCTGTCCCGCGGTTGGATGTCGATCTCAGGCATCGTCAACACGCACTTCATCGTGGCGTACCTGATCTCCCAGCACGGCTCCGCCGAGCAGAAGGCCCGGCTGCTGCCGAAGATGGCCACCGGCGAGGTGCGCGGCGCGTTCTCGATGTCGGAGCCGGAGACGGGCTCCGACGTGTCGGCGATCAAGTCCCGCGCGGTCCGCGACGGCGACAGCTACGTGCTCAACGGGCAGAAGATGTGGCTGACGAACGGGGCGTACTCCTCCGTGGTGGCCACCCTTGTCAAGACCGACACCGGCGCCGAGTCTGTGTACGGCAACATGAGCACCTTCCTGCTGGAGAAGGAGCCGGGCTTCGGCGAGACGGCCCCCGGCCTCACCATCCCCGGCAAGATCGACAAGATGGGCTACAAGGGCGTCGAGACCACCGAGATGGTGCTCGACGGCGTGACGGTGCCCGACTCGGCAATCCTCGGCGGTACCGACAAGGTGGGCCGCGGCTTCTACCAGATGATGGACGGCATCGAGGTGGGCCGCGTCAACGTGGCCGCCCGCGCCTGCGGCATCTCCATCCGCGCCTTCGAGTTGGCAGTCGGCTACGCGCAGCAGCGCAAGACCTTCGGCCAGCCGCTCGCCAAGCACCAGGCCATCGCCTTCAAGCTCGCCGAGATGGGTACGAAAATCGAGGCCGCGCACGCCCTGATGGTCAACGCCGCCCGACTCAAGGACGCCGGCCAGCGCAACGACGTCGAGGCCGGGATGGCCAAGCTGCTCGCCTCGGAATACTGCGCCGAGGTCGTCCAGGAGGCGTTCCGCATCCACGGCGGCTACGGCTACTCCAAGGAGTACGAGATCGAGCGCCTGATGCGGGAAGCCCCGTTCCTGCTGATCGGGGAAGGCACCTCGGAGATCCAGAAGACCATCATCAGCCGAGGCCTCCTAAAGGAGTACAAGCTCTAA
- a CDS encoding DUF4190 domain-containing protein, producing MTYPPPSGPSGDEPPPSPYEPPPDQSPYAPPPAGQTPYPPPPDQSSFGSPERSPYGPPADEPSPYEQQGQHQSAHWGQQPPYPPQGPYGQYGPPTPGPSRPTNLLAILSLVFAFVFPPAGAVLGHVAKRQIRTSGEEGGQLATWGMILGYVFTGLTLLACCGWLALVIIGSNSNNGSY from the coding sequence GTGACCTACCCGCCACCGTCGGGACCATCCGGCGACGAGCCGCCACCGTCACCCTACGAGCCGCCTCCGGACCAGTCGCCGTACGCGCCGCCGCCGGCCGGTCAGACGCCGTACCCGCCACCGCCCGACCAGTCTTCCTTCGGGTCGCCGGAACGCTCACCGTACGGGCCACCCGCCGACGAGCCGTCACCGTACGAGCAGCAGGGACAGCACCAGTCGGCGCACTGGGGGCAGCAGCCGCCGTACCCTCCGCAGGGCCCCTACGGCCAGTACGGCCCGCCGACGCCCGGACCGAGCCGGCCCACGAACCTGCTGGCGATCCTGTCGCTGGTGTTCGCCTTCGTGTTCCCACCGGCCGGCGCTGTCCTCGGCCACGTGGCCAAGCGCCAGATCCGCACCAGCGGCGAGGAGGGCGGCCAGCTCGCCACCTGGGGAATGATCCTCGGGTACGTCTTCACAGGGCTGACACTGCTGGCCTGCTGCGGCTGGCTGGCCCTCGTCATCATCGGCAGCAACAGCAACAACGGCAGCTACTGA
- a CDS encoding SDR family NAD(P)-dependent oxidoreductase: protein MAIESRAADRSGSRPRRDVSRPGAARRGRATTPGSGVGADEPVALPDPVTMRLDGRVALVTGAGSPDGIGYATARRLADLGARVAIVSTTRRIHERAGELGVTGFVADLTDESEVGALADAVAEQLGDVEVLVNNAGLASRASQGVLRPVAQLTYDEWRGEIDRNLSTAFLCSRAFIGGMAERGWGRIVNLAATAGPVNALPTEAAYAAAKAGVVGLTRALAMEMIADGVTVNAVAPGTIYTAASTMAEIKQGLGTPVGRPGTPDEVAAAISFLCSPAASYITGQMLVVDGGNSVREARFR from the coding sequence ATGGCAATCGAATCGCGTGCCGCGGACCGTTCCGGAAGCCGACCGAGACGGGACGTCAGCCGGCCGGGTGCGGCTCGGCGCGGCCGTGCGACCACGCCGGGCAGCGGGGTCGGCGCCGACGAGCCGGTCGCGCTCCCCGACCCGGTGACCATGCGGCTCGACGGGCGTGTCGCCCTGGTGACGGGGGCGGGCAGCCCGGACGGCATCGGGTACGCGACCGCCCGGCGGCTCGCCGACCTGGGGGCGCGGGTCGCGATCGTCTCCACGACCCGCCGCATCCACGAGCGGGCCGGCGAACTGGGAGTGACCGGCTTCGTCGCCGACCTGACCGACGAGTCGGAGGTCGGCGCGCTCGCCGACGCGGTCGCTGAGCAGTTGGGCGACGTCGAGGTGCTTGTCAACAACGCGGGCCTGGCGAGTCGTGCCAGCCAGGGGGTGCTGCGGCCGGTCGCGCAGTTGACCTACGACGAGTGGCGTGGCGAGATCGACCGCAACCTGTCCACAGCGTTCCTGTGCAGTCGGGCGTTCATCGGCGGGATGGCCGAGCGGGGCTGGGGGCGGATCGTCAACCTGGCGGCCACCGCCGGGCCGGTGAACGCCCTGCCCACCGAGGCCGCGTACGCGGCGGCGAAGGCCGGCGTGGTGGGGCTGACGCGGGCGCTTGCCATGGAGATGATCGCCGACGGGGTGACGGTGAACGCGGTGGCGCCCGGCACCATCTACACGGCGGCGTCCACGATGGCCGAGATCAAGCAGGGGCTGGGCACTCCTGTCGGCCGACCGGGCACCCCGGACGAGGTCGCGGCGGCCATCAGTTTCCTCTGCTCACCGGCTGCCTCGTACATCACTGGGCAGATGCTCGTGGTCGACGGCGGCAACAGTGTCCGGGAGGCCCGGTTCCGCTGA
- a CDS encoding DUF4190 domain-containing protein: MTNPPPPGDWNDPTRSAQPASSPLDPTMVSSPPVPTQPGPSDPYSPADPYAGGQAAPGQPVAYAPPGYPPPYPGYGYPPPPKNNGLAIASLVLSLVGLTSCGITAPIGAILGHVAQSQIRTSGEAGEGMAKAGIIVGWIVTALMLLGIAAYAAIIIFAVSNADSSTSSY; the protein is encoded by the coding sequence ATGACCAATCCCCCGCCCCCCGGCGACTGGAACGACCCCACGAGGTCGGCTCAGCCGGCGAGTTCACCGCTGGATCCGACAATGGTGTCCAGCCCGCCGGTGCCAACCCAGCCCGGCCCCTCCGACCCGTACTCGCCGGCCGACCCGTACGCCGGCGGGCAGGCGGCCCCGGGACAGCCGGTGGCGTACGCCCCGCCCGGCTATCCGCCGCCGTACCCCGGTTACGGCTACCCGCCGCCCCCGAAGAACAACGGGCTTGCCATCGCGTCGCTTGTGCTGAGCCTTGTCGGCCTCACGTCCTGTGGGATCACGGCGCCGATCGGGGCGATCCTCGGCCACGTGGCGCAGAGTCAGATCCGCACCAGCGGCGAGGCCGGTGAAGGTATGGCGAAGGCCGGCATCATCGTCGGCTGGATCGTCACCGCGCTGATGCTGCTCGGGATCGCCGCCTACGCCGCCATCATCATCTTCGCGGTCTCGAACGCCGACAGCAGCACCAGCAGCTACTGA
- a CDS encoding HpcH/HpaI aldolase/citrate lyase family protein — MAAVGRPRRSCLAVPGSSVKMLGKAQGLPADQVFLDLEDAVAPLAKPDARKNIVAALNDGDWAGKTRVVRVNDLTTPWTYRDVIEVVEGAGANLDCIMLPKVQDAAQVQWLDLLLTQIEKTLGLEVGRIGIEAQIENAAGLVNVDAIAGASPRVETIIFGPADFMASINMKSLVVGALIPDYPGDPYHYILMRILMAARMHDKQAIDGPFLQIRDVDGFREVAKRSAALGFDGKWVLHPGQIDAANEVYQPAQADYDHAELILDAYEHYTSEAGGKLGAVMLGDEMIDEASRKMALVVAAKGRAAGMSRTSSFTPPAE, encoded by the coding sequence ATGGCCGCAGTCGGTCGTCCTCGCCGATCCTGTCTCGCCGTACCGGGTTCCAGCGTCAAGATGCTCGGCAAGGCGCAGGGCCTCCCGGCCGACCAGGTCTTCCTCGACCTGGAGGACGCCGTCGCCCCGCTGGCCAAGCCGGACGCGCGCAAGAACATCGTGGCCGCGCTCAACGACGGTGACTGGGCCGGCAAGACCCGCGTGGTACGGGTCAACGACCTGACCACCCCGTGGACCTACCGGGATGTCATCGAGGTCGTCGAGGGCGCTGGCGCGAACCTGGACTGCATCATGCTGCCCAAGGTGCAGGACGCCGCCCAGGTGCAGTGGCTGGACCTGCTGCTCACCCAGATCGAGAAGACGCTGGGCCTGGAGGTCGGACGGATCGGCATCGAGGCGCAGATCGAGAACGCCGCGGGCCTGGTCAACGTCGACGCCATCGCGGGCGCCTCGCCCCGGGTGGAGACGATCATCTTCGGCCCGGCCGACTTCATGGCCTCGATCAACATGAAGTCGCTCGTTGTCGGTGCGCTGATCCCGGACTACCCGGGCGACCCGTACCACTACATCCTGATGCGCATCCTGATGGCCGCCCGAATGCACGACAAGCAGGCAATCGACGGGCCGTTCCTGCAGATCCGGGACGTGGACGGCTTCCGTGAGGTGGCCAAGCGGTCGGCGGCGCTGGGGTTCGACGGCAAGTGGGTGCTGCACCCGGGCCAGATCGACGCCGCGAACGAGGTCTACCAGCCGGCGCAGGCCGACTACGACCACGCCGAGCTGATCCTCGACGCCTACGAGCACTACACCTCGGAGGCCGGCGGCAAGCTCGGCGCGGTGATGCTCGGCGACGAAATGATCGACGAGGCGTCCCGCAAGATGGCGCTTGTGGTCGCCGCCAAGGGCCGGGCCGCCGGAATGAGCCGTACCTCGTCGTTCACCCCACCGGCGGAGTGA
- a CDS encoding SDR family NAD(P)-dependent oxidoreductase — translation MEDLTGRRLVVVTGASSGIGLAAAVHLACRGDQVVLVGRDPARLQAAAERVRETSGERPELFRADFAVLDDVRRLAEGLRAAYDRIDVLVNNAGAIALQPLTTVDGFELSIQANHLAPFLLTNLLADRVGRIVVTGSGAHRFGTLDPDDLNAALRRYRPLGAYGTSKQANILFTAEAARRWPGIPAHSFHPGVVRTRFGNDSRVVAFGMRVLPFRSPEKAAETLVWLANQDPARLVGGGYYYNRRLRRPYRKAADPRLAARLWSASAAAVGIDG, via the coding sequence GTGGAAGATCTCACTGGGCGTCGACTCGTGGTGGTGACCGGGGCCAGCTCCGGGATCGGGCTGGCCGCCGCCGTGCACCTCGCCTGCCGCGGCGACCAGGTGGTGCTCGTCGGGCGGGACCCTGCCCGCCTCCAGGCCGCCGCCGAACGGGTACGGGAGACCTCGGGTGAGCGCCCGGAGCTGTTCCGCGCCGACTTCGCGGTGCTCGACGACGTCCGACGGCTCGCCGAAGGGCTGCGCGCCGCGTACGACCGGATCGACGTGCTCGTCAACAACGCAGGAGCGATCGCGCTCCAGCCTCTCACCACCGTCGACGGTTTCGAGCTGTCGATCCAGGCCAACCACCTGGCCCCGTTCCTGCTGACCAACCTGCTCGCCGACCGGGTCGGCCGGATCGTGGTCACCGGCTCCGGTGCGCACCGCTTCGGCACGCTCGATCCGGACGACCTGAACGCGGCACTGCGCCGTTACCGGCCGCTGGGCGCGTACGGCACCAGCAAGCAGGCGAACATCCTGTTCACCGCCGAGGCGGCCCGCCGCTGGCCGGGAATCCCCGCACACAGCTTCCACCCGGGAGTGGTGCGCACCCGGTTCGGCAACGACAGCAGGGTTGTCGCGTTCGGCATGCGGGTGCTGCCGTTCCGCAGCCCGGAGAAGGCCGCCGAGACGCTGGTCTGGCTCGCCAACCAGGACCCGGCCCGGTTGGTCGGCGGCGGGTACTACTACAACAGGCGGTTGCGCCGGCCGTACCGCAAGGCGGCCGACCCACGGCTCGCCGCCCGGCTCTGGTCGGCAAGCGCCGCCGCCGTGGGCATCGACGGGTAG
- a CDS encoding DMT family transporter has product MPPDSRRPTLDPLTTGAVGLAVVAVSSSAPLIAYAAAPALAIAFWRNVLAVAVLSPFSLARRRAEFRALVGLAGRREGLFCVLSGVALAAHFAAWMPSVQLTSVAAATALVATQPVWQGLIARAQGRRLPPVVWVGIAVTVGGAVIATGADVGISARAVVGDLLAVAGGVFGAVYTAFGERARASISTTTYTTICYGICALILLVICLLGGVRLTGFDGRTWLAILALVAGAQLLGHSMFNYVLHRIPATTVSVLILLEVPGAALLAWVWLGQVPRAYALLGMSLLLVGVAVVVLGGARAGRRATTTALPADPAPLTD; this is encoded by the coding sequence GTGCCCCCTGATTCGCGCCGCCCGACGTTGGATCCGCTGACCACCGGCGCGGTGGGCCTCGCCGTGGTCGCGGTGTCGTCGTCAGCGCCGCTGATCGCGTACGCGGCCGCACCGGCGCTGGCCATCGCGTTCTGGCGCAACGTGCTGGCGGTGGCCGTGCTGAGCCCGTTCTCGCTGGCCCGACGTCGCGCCGAGTTCCGCGCCCTGGTCGGGCTGGCAGGTCGGCGGGAGGGGCTGTTCTGCGTCCTCTCCGGTGTGGCGCTGGCCGCGCACTTCGCCGCCTGGATGCCGAGCGTCCAGCTCACATCGGTGGCTGCGGCAACGGCTCTGGTCGCCACCCAGCCGGTCTGGCAGGGGCTGATCGCCCGAGCGCAGGGTCGCAGGCTCCCACCGGTGGTCTGGGTCGGCATCGCGGTGACGGTCGGCGGCGCGGTGATCGCCACGGGCGCGGACGTGGGCATCTCCGCGAGGGCGGTAGTCGGTGACCTGCTGGCGGTGGCCGGTGGCGTGTTCGGCGCCGTCTACACCGCGTTCGGTGAGCGTGCGCGGGCCAGCATCAGCACCACCACCTACACGACCATCTGCTACGGGATCTGCGCGCTGATCCTGCTGGTGATCTGCCTGCTCGGCGGGGTGCGGCTTACCGGCTTCGACGGGCGTACCTGGCTGGCCATCCTGGCGTTGGTGGCTGGCGCGCAACTGCTCGGGCACTCGATGTTCAACTACGTCCTGCACCGGATCCCGGCGACGACGGTAAGCGTGTTGATCCTGCTGGAGGTGCCCGGCGCCGCCCTGCTGGCCTGGGTCTGGCTGGGCCAGGTGCCTCGCGCGTACGCGCTGCTGGGCATGTCGTTGCTGCTGGTCGGGGTGGCAGTGGTGGTGCTCGGCGGCGCCCGCGCCGGCCGTCGCGCCACGACCACGGCGTTGCCGGCCGACCCGGCGCCGCTGACCGACTGA
- a CDS encoding HAD family hydrolase, giving the protein MPSYQAVLFDFFGTLTHSVQRGAAHLRTAELLGCPIDTLNEVLNRTYYARATGRLGSAEATLRWVCALAGVHPSDHALRAAVASRHRAVRADTRLRADAVPVLAALRHCGLRTGVISDCTHELPAFLPQLPIAPLLDVRVFSVQVGRCKPEPELYLTACQRLGLAPADCLYVGDGGSQELTGAERAGMTAVRLAAPDLAEHMVFNADREWRGRTVGSLREVLDVVSATNLADADLARTGVGGMCAAGRAGGPAG; this is encoded by the coding sequence ATGCCCAGCTACCAGGCTGTGCTGTTCGACTTCTTCGGCACGCTCACCCACTCGGTCCAACGCGGCGCCGCGCACCTCCGCACCGCCGAACTGCTCGGCTGCCCCATCGACACGCTCAACGAGGTGCTCAATCGCACCTACTACGCGCGTGCCACCGGTCGGCTCGGCAGCGCGGAGGCGACACTGCGCTGGGTCTGCGCCCTGGCGGGCGTACACCCCAGCGACCATGCGCTGCGGGCGGCCGTGGCATCCCGGCACCGGGCGGTCCGCGCGGACACCCGGCTGCGGGCCGACGCGGTGCCGGTGCTCGCGGCGCTGCGCCACTGCGGCCTGCGCACCGGCGTGATCAGCGACTGTACGCACGAACTGCCGGCCTTCCTGCCGCAGCTCCCGATCGCCCCACTGCTCGACGTGCGGGTCTTCTCCGTCCAGGTCGGACGATGCAAGCCCGAACCGGAGCTCTACCTGACCGCCTGTCAGCGGCTGGGGCTCGCACCGGCCGACTGCCTGTACGTCGGCGACGGTGGCAGCCAGGAGCTGACCGGCGCCGAGCGGGCCGGGATGACAGCGGTCCGGCTGGCCGCACCCGATCTGGCCGAGCACATGGTGTTCAACGCCGACCGGGAATGGCGCGGCCGGACCGTGGGCAGCCTGCGCGAGGTGCTCGACGTCGTGAGCGCAACGAACCTCGCGGACGCCGATCTGGCGCGCACCGGGGTCGGCGGGATGTGCGCGGCCGGCAGGGCGGGCGGTCCGGCGGGCTGA
- a CDS encoding PhzF family phenazine biosynthesis protein, which produces MSTLAYEIVDVFTDRPFSGNPLAVVFGAEALATEQMQALALEFNLSETVFVLPPTQVGATYRARIFTPAEELPFAGHPSVGAAVTASRRGMFDVGQVTQECGAGVLPIDVTATGATLTGSSPTLGPELDPEPLLEIAGLVEADYDSSGPAPRVAGCGLEFPYLPVFPDSVARARLNPVAAERYGVDHVSVFSWDPATQTAHARVFVPGLGVPEDPATGSAALGLGVWLVATGLLPGDGLSRYAVRQGVEMGRPSALTCTVTAESGTAVGATVAGQVMPVARGEIAVPPFVG; this is translated from the coding sequence ATGTCGACCTTGGCCTACGAGATCGTGGACGTCTTCACCGACCGCCCGTTCAGTGGCAACCCGCTGGCCGTGGTGTTCGGCGCGGAGGCGCTGGCCACCGAGCAGATGCAGGCGCTCGCACTGGAGTTCAACCTGTCCGAGACGGTGTTCGTGCTGCCACCTACCCAGGTCGGCGCGACGTACCGGGCCCGCATCTTCACCCCTGCCGAGGAGTTGCCGTTCGCCGGGCACCCGAGCGTCGGCGCGGCGGTCACCGCCAGTCGGCGCGGGATGTTCGACGTGGGGCAGGTCACCCAGGAGTGCGGTGCCGGGGTGCTGCCGATCGACGTGACCGCAACCGGCGCGACGCTCACCGGCAGCAGCCCCACGCTCGGCCCCGAGTTGGACCCGGAGCCGCTGCTGGAGATCGCCGGGCTGGTCGAGGCCGACTACGACAGCAGTGGGCCGGCGCCTCGGGTGGCGGGCTGCGGGCTGGAGTTCCCGTACCTGCCGGTGTTCCCGGATTCGGTGGCCCGGGCCCGGCTGAACCCGGTGGCGGCGGAGCGGTACGGCGTGGATCACGTGAGCGTCTTCTCCTGGGACCCCGCCACGCAAACCGCGCACGCTCGGGTTTTCGTGCCGGGGCTCGGTGTCCCGGAGGATCCGGCGACCGGTTCGGCGGCGCTCGGGCTGGGCGTCTGGCTGGTGGCCACGGGCCTGCTGCCGGGGGACGGACTGTCCCGGTACGCGGTGCGCCAGGGTGTGGAGATGGGCCGTCCCTCTGCGTTGACCTGCACTGTGACGGCGGAGAGCGGCACGGCCGTCGGCGCTACCGTCGCCGGCCAGGTGATGCCGGTGGCCCGGGGCGAGATCGCCGTGCCGCCCTTCGTGGGCTGA
- a CDS encoding magnesium transporter MgtE N-terminal domain-containing protein, producing the protein MSTPTRIYIARLAGVAVFDPNGDQVGRVRDAVARLRATGRPPEVVGLVAEMPMRRRIFLSINRITSIDADAVVLGSGTLNLRRFEKRLNELLVLQELLDRRVQLEPGGQPGTVVDVAMECARGGEWSLTRVAVREQTGRITRRGHLHQVEWDRVRGLSGIADNRGTANLLAVLEDMRPADLANALQDLPDTRRNEVAAALNDERLADVLSELPEHDQVEILAALDRERAADVLEEMDPDDAADLLNELPPPEQDVLLDLMEPDEADPVRQLLNYTPGTAGSVMTSEPVILPPDATVAEALARIREPQLSPAVAAQVFVTRAPQNTPTGRYLGMVHFQALLRESPADLLGKVVVNDIDPLRPTTPLPEITRRMATYDLVAMPVIDRNNRLVGAVTVDDVLDHSLPRDWRDRGVLGAAGTTDAVLDGADG; encoded by the coding sequence GTGAGCACGCCGACCCGGATCTACATCGCCCGCCTCGCCGGAGTGGCCGTTTTCGATCCAAACGGTGACCAGGTGGGCCGTGTCCGTGACGCGGTGGCCCGGCTGCGGGCGACCGGCCGTCCGCCGGAGGTCGTGGGTCTGGTCGCCGAGATGCCGATGCGCCGGAGGATCTTCCTGTCCATCAACCGGATCACCTCGATCGACGCGGACGCTGTCGTGCTCGGCTCCGGCACCCTCAACCTGCGGCGCTTCGAGAAGCGCCTGAACGAGCTGCTTGTGCTCCAGGAACTCCTGGACCGGCGGGTGCAGCTCGAACCCGGCGGCCAGCCCGGCACCGTGGTGGACGTCGCCATGGAGTGCGCTCGCGGCGGCGAGTGGTCACTCACCCGCGTCGCGGTCCGCGAGCAGACCGGCCGGATCACCCGGCGGGGCCATCTGCACCAGGTCGAGTGGGACCGCGTGCGCGGGCTCAGCGGCATCGCCGACAACCGGGGTACGGCGAATCTGCTCGCCGTCCTGGAGGACATGCGCCCGGCGGACCTTGCCAACGCCCTCCAGGACCTGCCCGACACGCGGCGCAACGAGGTCGCTGCGGCGCTGAACGACGAGCGGCTGGCCGACGTGCTCAGTGAGCTGCCCGAACACGACCAGGTGGAGATCCTCGCCGCGCTGGACCGGGAGCGGGCCGCTGACGTGTTGGAGGAGATGGACCCGGACGACGCTGCGGACCTGCTCAACGAACTGCCGCCGCCGGAACAGGACGTGCTGCTGGACCTCATGGAGCCGGACGAGGCCGACCCGGTGCGGCAGTTGCTCAACTACACCCCCGGCACGGCGGGCAGCGTGATGACGTCCGAGCCGGTCATCCTGCCGCCGGACGCGACAGTCGCCGAGGCGTTGGCCCGGATCCGGGAGCCGCAGCTCTCCCCCGCCGTCGCCGCGCAGGTCTTCGTGACCCGGGCGCCGCAGAACACCCCGACCGGGCGGTACCTGGGCATGGTGCACTTCCAGGCGTTACTGCGTGAATCGCCTGCCGATCTGCTGGGCAAGGTGGTGGTCAACGACATCGACCCGCTGCGCCCCACCACGCCGTTGCCAGAGATCACCCGCCGGATGGCCACCTACGATCTGGTCGCCATGCCCGTGATCGACAGGAACAACCGGCTGGTCGGTGCCGTGACGGTCGACGACGTACTGGACCACTCGTTGCCCCGGGACTGGCGGGACCGGGGTGTCCTCGGTGCCGCGGGCACCACCGACGCGGTGCTGGACGGCGCTGATGGCTGA
- a CDS encoding DUF1003 domain-containing protein translates to MAEQRRTERLDQPREPRGIKLPRFDAEAFGRWSEGIARGMGTANFLVVMTVVIAIWFGWNTLAPAEMRFDPYTFTFLTLVLSLQASYAAPLILLAQNRQADRDRVALEEDRRRATAQKADTEYLAREIAALRIALGEVATRDFLRSELTRLAEELDEAGQRRQRLERRQQERDSRQEKRTQRATDGGALDEPRDDLDGDFSRSARSDGTGPRGQDG, encoded by the coding sequence ATGGCTGAGCAGCGGCGTACGGAGCGTCTCGACCAGCCGCGCGAGCCCCGGGGAATCAAGCTGCCCCGATTCGACGCGGAGGCGTTCGGCCGCTGGTCGGAGGGCATCGCCCGGGGCATGGGCACCGCGAACTTCCTGGTCGTCATGACTGTGGTGATCGCCATCTGGTTCGGCTGGAACACTCTCGCCCCGGCCGAGATGCGTTTCGACCCGTACACCTTCACGTTCCTCACGCTGGTGCTGTCGTTGCAGGCCAGCTACGCGGCGCCGCTGATCCTGCTGGCGCAGAACCGGCAGGCGGATCGCGACCGGGTGGCGTTGGAGGAGGACCGGCGGCGCGCCACGGCGCAGAAGGCGGACACCGAGTACCTGGCACGGGAGATCGCCGCCCTGCGGATCGCGTTGGGCGAGGTGGCCACCCGCGACTTCCTCCGCTCCGAACTGACCCGACTGGCCGAGGAGCTGGACGAGGCGGGGCAGCGGCGGCAGCGGCTGGAGCGCCGCCAGCAGGAGCGGGACAGCCGGCAGGAGAAGCGCACCCAGCGGGCGACCGACGGCGGAGCGCTTGACGAGCCGCGCGACGACCTGGACGGCGACTTCTCCCGGAGCGCCCGCTCGGACGGCACCGGCCCCCGCGGCCAGGACGGCTGA